A single window of Lutzomyia longipalpis isolate SR_M1_2022 chromosome 1, ASM2433408v1 DNA harbors:
- the LOC129796053 gene encoding antigen 5 like allergen Cul n 1-like, producing MLAYLILRNFLAVFEAKMVKIVVFSVLFCVVAVNCASPSTIDWCQMEEKYCNGREHIACEPNSFEYDPDSSGIEIVRMSKELKKVAVDTHNRHRSSVASGKIPGLSSATKMEKMVWNDHLAYVAEQHVKHGNFEHDQCRSFAQFPLSGQNLGIIYSSIPLRNLSQTLEDHINLFFDELTIVRDSMPSCIDTFTSYSPACIEAGHFTVMVKDINNAVGCAMAKFQAIYTGRPYFTVLTTCNYAHTNLISHQIYARGKPCLECASIGKSCEKATKLCV from the coding sequence ATGCTCGCTTATCTTATCTTGAGAAACTTTTTGGCAGTCTTTGAGGccaaaatggtgaaaattgtCGTGTTTAGTGTACTTTTTTGTGTCGTGGCGGTTAATTGTGCCAGCCCAAGTACGATTGATTGGTGCCAAATGGAGGAGAAGTATTGCAATGGGAGGGAACATATTGCCTGTGAACCCAATAGCTTTGAATACGATCCAGATTCCAGTGGCATTGAGATTGTGCGAATGAGCAAGGAGCTGAAGAAAGTTGCCGTGGATACGCACAATCGGCATCGAAGTAGTGTAGCTTCCGGGAAGATTCCCGGTCTTTCCAGTGCCACGAAAATGGAGAAGATGGTGTGGAATGATCATCTTGCCTACGTGGCTGAGCAGCATGTCAAACATGGGAACTTCGAACATGATCAATGCAGATCATTCGCACAGTTTCCGCTTTCGGGACAGAATCTCGGTATAATCTACTCGTCCATTCCACTGAGGAATCTCTCACAAACCCTCGAGGATCACATTAATCTCTTCTTTGACGAACTCACCATCGTCAGGGACTCCATGCCGTCCTGCATTGATACTTTCACATCCTACAGCCCTGCTTGTATTGAAGCTGGACACTTTACAGTAATGGTCAAAGATATCAATAATGCTGTGGGGTGTGCAATGGCCAAATTCCAAGCTATCTACACAGGAAGGCCCTACTTCACAGTGCTAACAACCTGCAACTATGCCCACACAAATCTCATTTCCCACCAAATCTATGCCAGAGGAAAGCCGTGCTTGGAATGTGCTTCCATTGGGAAATCCTGCGAAAAAGCAACGAAACTCTGTGTGTGA